In Dysgonomonadaceae bacterium PH5-43, the sequence ATCCTGATATGAAGATTCTAATCGAAGGCTTTACATCGGGAGAGGAAGATGCCCATATCGGTTTAGAAAGAGCTACAGTTGTTAAAACTTACCTTGTTAATAGAGGTATTACTCCCAATAATATTCAAATAGAAAATAGAGGCAAGTCAATGCAATTAATAGAAGAAATTAATGAAGAATGTCGTCTGAAAAATAGGCGAATAGTAATTACAAATACACATAGAAATTAAGATGTTTCACACATCGACACAATTCGTTTCAATAGTATAAAACAATTCGTTTCTCGGTTTGAAAGAATTTGTTTCACTTAACTGAAACAAACTGTTTCACCTTATTGAAACAACTCGTTTCACCTAACTGAAATAACTTGTTTCACCCGTGTGAAACAAATTTGGAAAACTAAGCAAGATGATATATTGTTTTTTATTGTATCTTCGCCAAGCGTTTAAAGTATAAAAGAAATTAGAGTTATGGATATTGTTTTATTAATACTGGCTGTTTTGCTTATCATTGTAGGAATTGTAGGCTGTGTAATACCGGCATTGCCAGGACCTCCTATCAGTTTTGTAGGGATATTATTGTTAGAATTTACTAAGTTTGCCGATTTTAGTATGGCTCTTATGTTGGTTTTATTATTCTCAGTGTTAGTAATAACCGTTGTAGATTATATCTTTCCTATCTATATGACTAAAAAACTTGGAGGCACTAAATGGGGAACTTGGGGTGCTACAATAGGATTACTATTAGGATTCTTTTTAGGTCCACTGGGAGCAATTGCAGGTCCTTTCTTCGGTGCCTTAGTTGGCGAACTAATCGGCGGAAGCAAAGGAAATATTGCGATGAACTCGGCAATAGGTTCCTTTGTTGGCTTTTTGTTAGGTACAGGAGGCAAACTTATTGTGTCGGGAGTTATTACATACTATTTTATAAAAGCACTATGGCAGTACTGCTTTTAACGAATAAGTTAGATAGAAACTTTATACGACTTGCCATTAATAACAATAATATATGTGCCTGAAGAGAGGCGAGTATTAAGAGAACCAATCTTTCTGCCATCTATAGAATAAAGGCTTACATTATCTTCGGGCTTTAAGTTTTCCACAATTATTCTGTTGTCTATACCATAAATGTTATAGATATTATTGGCTTGAGGCTCGTTAATAGAGTTTTCTTTATTGAGAGTTACTGCAACTTTCATTGTGTAAGGGGTTGCCTTGCATATAGAACCTAAAGACGCCATAGTATAAGAGTAAGTTTCGCAGCCTTTGCCATCTACAAATAATTGTGTAGTAATTTTACCACTCCCGTCGCTTGTTAATACGGCTCTTAAGGTTGTTCCTTTTTCTGTGTCGGGAACAACAGTTGCTACAGTCGAAGAGTTGTTTAATTTAATTTCGTTGTCGACACGCAAATAGTACTGAAAGGTATAACCATCAAATGGATTAGTTCCGTTAGCAATTATAGTAGAGCCCCATTGGTTGAAAGAATCTCCAAATACTATTGTTTCTGCATCTATAGTCCATTTCTCTTTAGTTGATAAGGCAGGAGCAAACGTAACAGATTGTTGTCCGGTTGCCATATTGTAAACAGTTCCTTTTTCTTCAAAATACGCAATTAGTTTAATAGGGTCTTTGCCGTAATAAGTAAAAGAAGCATCTGTGCTTATGGTTTCTCCTTCGGCATTTGTCCATTTAGAGAAAGCGTAGCCTATGTTCGACTTAGCTTCAACAATAACAACCTCAGTGTTTGTAACAGAAAGTTTATCGCTTCCTTTTATTGAAATGCTCCCGTAAGCATTTTGTTCGGGAGCTATTTCAATACTAACTTCACGAGCTTCTGTTATTTCGTCCATTATAACTAATGGCACAGAAAAGCTTAATCCGCATACAGGTTCTTTCCCTATTTCGATAGAAGATTCTTCAATGTCTGTAATTAAAGAAAGAACTGTTTCGCCCACATTAGCATTAGCAAATTCATTTATTGTAAAGCTTGCAATACCATTCTTAACGGTTGCACTGAAAATTTCGTTACTTTCGTATGTTCCATTAGCATTTATATCAACAAACAACTTTGTAGCTCCTTGAGCAGGGAATGAAATTTCGAGAGTTTTACCTTTATAAACAACTACTTGCTTGTCGGTTATACTTAAAGCACCTTCAACAGGAGCAAGAAAACTCTCTGCTTTACTTCCTTTTATATTAATATCCATATAATACTTTTCAAATATCTTCTTCGCTGTTTCGATAGGATTGTTTTGAGAGGTATAAGGATAAGGATTGTCGGTTGTAGGAGTTGTAGCCCACGTATATTCCATATTAAAGTAAGAAGAAGATGACGGTGCTGAATTACCTGCCTTAAGTTTGTTGAACATTAATTCCCATCGAGGATAATAATAATCTTTAAGTAAACCTCCCCATTCTCGGTTAGAGTAATCTTTTAATCCTCCTGAATTGGCAGAAGCTTGAGGTCCCCAAGTTGTAACTAAAAGACGAGCATTCTTTTCGTAAATATCTTTTTCTTCTTTAGTTTTACCTAAGTTACGAGCGTCATTAATCCACTTGCCAAGCATAAAGTCGGGAATAGTGTTTAACAATTCGTCTTGATTAAGTATAAGTTCTAAGAAACGATTGCTCAAAGCTTTGAATTTCTCTTTATCTTTCGCTGTGTTTGCATCGTTTATTCTTGTCAATAATGTGTAGCTATAGTCCGATAATGCCTGACGAACAACATCAACAACATCATATTCAAAGTTTTTACCAGATAGGCTTTCGCTTTGCGACAATAGAAGTTGAGCTGCCTTTTTTACGTCGTCTACCTCCCAATATATGTTAGACGTAGACCAAGTAGAAACGCTATTTACAGTTAACGAAGGACGAGCGCAAATAATTGCTTCCGAAACTCCCTGCTGACTGGTAGGACAAGCATACACGCTGTTAAGTAAAAAGCTCCAAGCTTGTTCGGCTGCTTCATTTTTCTTTCCGTATCTAATGTTTGCATAAGATTTTATCCAGTCTTCCGACTCTACTTTGGTTTCTCTCCAAGGTAATTCAAATAAAGCTTCATAAAGCATAGGGTTATTTTCAATACCTTCTGGAGTAGCACCTACACCCAACATAGTTTGAGGGAATTGAGTTTTAGCATCATAAAAGCCACTTACAGTCTTGTCTAATCTACCGTGTAAGCCAGTGCGTCCACCGAAGTTATTAAGCATACAGTAAACAAATTCGTGTTTCTTACCCGACGACTGAGCGTAGCTACTTCCCCATTTCTTTACAGCATCAGAAAATAAGTCTAACACAATAAGAGTTCCTGGCTCTAAAGCATTTAATGCCTCTTGACGAGGATTCTCTTGCCACGATTGAATAACCCATTGAGGAGTTTCTTCATTCCCGCTATAGTTTTTCATCGCATTATACACAGCTTTGAAAGCAGCATCTAAATTAACTCCTGTAGTGTTTCCTCCTTCGTGAAAAGGGTCCATACTATAATAAGCCGAAGTTCCGTATAATTCAGCCATTTCATCGTAATAATACTTAGCCATTTCGTTAAAGTTAGCATCAGTAGGAAGTAAAAAGCCAGGGCGTTGGAAGTAACACCAAGTTCCAGGATTAGAAATGCTCCAACCTTTTTTACTATTAATATCATGAGGAACCATTCCTGAATATCCAGCTAATACTGGTTCTATGTTTAGTTCTCTCATTCGAGCAACTATCTTCTTTTGTAAAGCTTCTTGTTGGTCATACCAAGCATCGGGGTTAGCACCTCCCCAGCCTTCTAAGTTATTCATCAAAAACCAAGCTTGAAAAGCAGGACCAGCGATAAACTTATTTGCTTCGTCTTTAGAATAACCTAATTTGTTTATTAAAACATTACGCCAAACAACTTCGGTACCTGTTAGTGCCAAAGGCATATTAATACCGTGAAGAGCCATAAAATCTATTTCTTTTTCCCAACGTTCCCAGTCCCAAAACGCCATAGAATAAGAATATGTACAATAGTTAAGATAATAACGATACTTAAGGTTAGTGCTTCTTGTTTCTGAAGTTTCTGGCACAGGAAGCGACACCTCACTTAAATCGGTTGTAAGATTATTCCAAGTTAAAAGCACATTAGCATTATATTTAAGATACCAATTAATACCTGTAGCAACCGATAAATAACTATCACCTATAATTTTAGGTTTCCCATCTTTAGAAGTAATAGTAAAATATTCTTTCCCGTCTGTTGATGCTTCTATTGCAGTTAGAATTCTATCAGAGGTTCCTGCTCCACCAATACGGTTTAAGAGATTGTCAATAGGAGTTGCTGAAGACACTAAACTAAACGCAACAGCGATAATAGCGATAATAATTTTTCTCATGATGTTTAATATTTATTTTTATTTATAATCACAGTTCAACACCGTAAAGTTATATAATAAAATAGTAGTACTTCTATTATATAATAAAAATATAAACAGTTAAATTAGGTAAGGGCTTGATTAAGTTATTGTTATGTTTGTATTTGTAGAATAAAAAGGAAATGAAAATAATCGGATATTACTTCCTTCCTATCTGTTTTATTCGATTTTCAAAGTCTTCGGCGGGTATAATTGCTTTGTTTCTTAGTCGAGTTCTATAATTATATATAGTTTTTATCGAATAGTGTAGAAATTCAGCAATAGCATTACTATCAGTAATCCCTAAACGTATAAGAGCAAATATACGTAATTCGGTATTCATAGCGTTTGTATTTTTCAATACAAATTGCTCTTGCAATGGCAATAATTTGTTTATTTCATCGATGAAATCAGGATAAAGTTTAAGAAATACCTGGTCGAAAAGTCCTAATAATTCTTTTAGTTCAGTTTCTATTAAATCTCTTGACTTAAGCATAGAGCTAAGTTCTTCAAACTTTCGTTCCATTATCTTTTTGTTTAGAGTATTTTGAAACTTCTCTATCTTCTTAACATAAAGCGAACACACGTTTAAGAACTCAGTAATATATGTTTCTTTCAATAAATTGGCTTCCGATAATTCTATATTAATTTGCCCTATATCTTCATTAATGGTTTTTAGTTGCTTATTGGTATCCTTTAAGCTTTTGCGTATCATATCTATTTTCTTCATTTGTTTATAAATATACACTATACCAATGATAAGGAAAATAGCTATGATGCCAGTAAAAGCTGATAGCAGTCTGAATTTGTTCTTCTCTGCTTCTACTTTACTTTGGTATGCTTTTTCTATAATGGGGAAAAACTGTGAAGCTTCAACCATTCTCATATTAAATCGAGTAGTTAAAGCATCTTCCATAGATTGAGAAATGTATCTGTAAGCTCGATCTATATTATTTGTTTCAAAACAAGCGATAGCTAACGAACGAAAAGATTCGTGTTCGCGAACAGAACTTTTCATATCATTAATTGCTGCAATTGCAAAATATTTTTTCTGATTTTCGTAATCTTTATCTTTCACATAAGTTCTTCCCATACTATTTGCTACCATAGCCCGTTTATGAGTTCCATTTTCTGTTTCGTTATAGTAAGGAATAATTATTTCTCTTGCTTTTTCAACATTTCCTTCGTCTGTAAGCTTTTCGGCAATAAGCAAAGGGTTTGCATTCTTTCCTGTAACGCGTATTAAAGAATCCTGATAGTCAAAATATTCTTGAGGAAGACTATTGTATTGTGCAGAATAAAAATAGAATAACTGTTTATATCTTGCGAAATACTGACCAAGCATATTAACCTCTTCGGCATAAGGACGTATAGAATCTAAGAGATTTATAGCTTCAATATATAATCCTTCGGTAGAGTACATCGACACTAATGATAAGTTCAAAGACACC encodes:
- a CDS encoding outer membrane protein OmpA-like peptidoglycan-associated protein (product_source=COG2885; cath_funfam=3.30.1330.60; cog=COG2885; pfam=PF00691; superfamily=103088), translated to PDMKILIEGFTSGEEDAHIGLERATVVKTYLVNRGITPNNIQIENRGKSMQLIEEINEECRLKNRRIVITNTHRN
- a CDS encoding uncharacterized protein YqgC (DUF456 family) (product_source=COG2839; cog=COG2839; ko=KO:K09793; pfam=PF04306; transmembrane_helix_parts=Inside_1_4,TMhelix_5_27,Outside_28_46,TMhelix_47_69,Inside_70_88,TMhelix_89_111,Outside_112_130,TMhelix_131_153,Inside_154_161); this translates as MDIVLLILAVLLIIVGIVGCVIPALPGPPISFVGILLLEFTKFADFSMALMLVLLFSVLVITVVDYIFPIYMTKKLGGTKWGTWGATIGLLLGFFLGPLGAIAGPFFGALVGELIGGSKGNIAMNSAIGSFVGFLLGTGGKLIVSGVITYYFIKALWQYCF
- a CDS encoding hypothetical protein (product_source=Hypo-rule applied; cleavage_site_network=SignalP-noTM; pfam=PF05089,PF12971,PF12972,PF18998; superfamily=51445), with product MRKIIIAIIAVAFSLVSSATPIDNLLNRIGGAGTSDRILTAIEASTDGKEYFTITSKDGKPKIIGDSYLSVATGINWYLKYNANVLLTWNNLTTDLSEVSLPVPETSETRSTNLKYRYYLNYCTYSYSMAFWDWERWEKEIDFMALHGINMPLALTGTEVVWRNVLINKLGYSKDEANKFIAGPAFQAWFLMNNLEGWGGANPDAWYDQQEALQKKIVARMRELNIEPVLAGYSGMVPHDINSKKGWSISNPGTWCYFQRPGFLLPTDANFNEMAKYYYDEMAELYGTSAYYSMDPFHEGGNTTGVNLDAAFKAVYNAMKNYSGNEETPQWVIQSWQENPRQEALNALEPGTLIVLDLFSDAVKKWGSSYAQSSGKKHEFVYCMLNNFGGRTGLHGRLDKTVSGFYDAKTQFPQTMLGVGATPEGIENNPMLYEALFELPWRETKVESEDWIKSYANIRYGKKNEAAEQAWSFLLNSVYACPTSQQGVSEAIICARPSLTVNSVSTWSTSNIYWEVDDVKKAAQLLLSQSESLSGKNFEYDVVDVVRQALSDYSYTLLTRINDANTAKDKEKFKALSNRFLELILNQDELLNTIPDFMLGKWINDARNLGKTKEEKDIYEKNARLLVTTWGPQASANSGGLKDYSNREWGGLLKDYYYPRWELMFNKLKAGNSAPSSSSYFNMEYTWATTPTTDNPYPYTSQNNPIETAKKIFEKYYMDINIKGSKAESFLAPVEGALSITDKQVVVYKGKTLEISFPAQGATKLFVDINANGTYESNEIFSATVKNGIASFTINEFANANVGETVLSLITDIEESSIEIGKEPVCGLSFSVPLVIMDEITEAREVSIEIAPEQNAYGSISIKGSDKLSVTNTEVVIVEAKSNIGYAFSKWTNAEGETISTDASFTYYGKDPIKLIAYFEEKGTVYNMATGQQSVTFAPALSTKEKWTIDAETIVFGDSFNQWGSTIIANGTNPFDGYTFQYYLRVDNEIKLNNSSTVATVVPDTEKGTTLRAVLTSDGSGKITTQLFVDGKGCETYSYTMASLGSICKATPYTMKVAVTLNKENSINEPQANNIYNIYGIDNRIIVENLKPEDNVSLYSIDGRKIGSLNTRLSSGTYIIVINGKSYKVSI
- a CDS encoding hypothetical protein (product_source=Hypo-rule applied; pfam=PF19904; smart=SM00421; superfamily=46894,48452,58069; transmembrane_helix_parts=Inside_1_329,TMhelix_330_352,Outside_353_543), whose product is MHIRVYENTKRFLCLLFFSVIALSSNSKNNELDSIFAELDNVMANKAVYLEQKEKDIAELKKMLDIPNITDVQKFDIYSKIHNEYYYYTPDSAKAYLLKNLKLVESFEDRKTLMVSLNLSLVSMYSTEGLYIEAINLLDSIRPYAEEVNMLGQYFARYKQLFYFYSAQYNSLPQEYFDYQDSLIRVTGKNANPLLIAEKLTDEGNVEKAREIIIPYYNETENGTHKRAMVANSMGRTYVKDKDYENQKKYFAIAAINDMKSSVREHESFRSLAIACFETNNIDRAYRYISQSMEDALTTRFNMRMVEASQFFPIIEKAYQSKVEAEKNKFRLLSAFTGIIAIFLIIGIVYIYKQMKKIDMIRKSLKDTNKQLKTINEDIGQINIELSEANLLKETYITEFLNVCSLYVKKIEKFQNTLNKKIMERKFEELSSMLKSRDLIETELKELLGLFDQVFLKLYPDFIDEINKLLPLQEQFVLKNTNAMNTELRIFALIRLGITDSNAIAEFLHYSIKTIYNYRTRLRNKAIIPAEDFENRIKQIGRK